The region GGCCTGCGCGCACCTGATGCCCCGTCAGGACACCGCAGCCGGTGCCGCCGCGCGACGCAGCGCCGCGAACTCGACGACCTGCGCAGCGATGGTCTGCAACTGGAACCGCGCCCCGTCGTCGGTGCACGTCCCATCGGCGGCGAAGACCGGTCCGGAGGCGTTGACCGTGCCGCCGAGCGGGCTCGGCCAACCGCGCAGGGCGTGCACCACCGTGCGGATGCTGTGCAGCGTCGAGACCGTGGCCTGCCAGCCGTAGGCGACCGCGATGCACCCGACCGGGACGCCGTCGAGATACACCCGCGCATCGTGATTGGTGTCCTCGAGGTAGTCCAACGCGTTCTTGATCATCCCGGACATCGCCCCGTGGTAGCCGGGCGAGGCGATGAGCAACGCGTCCGCGGCCCGGACGGCCTCCAGGAAGCGCACTGCACCCTCGGTCCGGTGCGGGGTCTCGGTGTCGTAGATCGGCAGCATCAGGTCGCGACTCAGGATGAGCTCGGTCGTGGCCCCCGCAGCCTCCGCGGCCGCCTGCGCGACCCGGATCGCCTTCTCCGAACTGGAGTTCGGGCGGGTCGAACCGCCGATGCACAGCACCCGCACCTGCCCCGCTGACGTGCTCATGTGTTCCCTCCGGGGTGCCGGCGAATCGGATCAACGCTAATTTCTGCTGCATGGACGAGCAAAGGTCCGACGACCGGCAACAGTTCGAACTGCGACTGACCAGCACGGCGTCGGCGGAACGGCTGTTCGCGC is a window of Sporichthyaceae bacterium DNA encoding:
- a CDS encoding NADPH-dependent FMN reductase, encoding MSTSAGQVRVLCIGGSTRPNSSSEKAIRVAQAAAEAAGATTELILSRDLMLPIYDTETPHRTEGAVRFLEAVRAADALLIASPGYHGAMSGMIKNALDYLEDTNHDARVYLDGVPVGCIAVAYGWQATVSTLHSIRTVVHALRGWPSPLGGTVNASGPVFAADGTCTDDGARFQLQTIAAQVVEFAALRRAAAPAAVS